The Geothrix sp. genome has a window encoding:
- a CDS encoding 50S ribosomal protein L11 methyltransferase has translation MANATHLRWKLEVPDPQEEGLCTWLEGAGSSAFYREADPPRACYAYFPPDQAPPEAGGLAAFPGVRLLETETFGDEDWLAKSREGFGAFEVGARFHVRPLWDETPAPADRFDLVVNPGLAFGTGGHETTRLCIELLEELAAAGRLKGPVLDIGAGTGILSLAAFLLGGRDLTAFDNDPDCGPAMEEFIALNAHLLKGAKPYDSFVGTLDHPRVQGPYPGLLANILLETIQELLPRMAEVAAPGGWLIASGILAERTDEALVSLVSHGFKPEKVRTEGEWIAVLAVRAS, from the coding sequence ATGGCGAACGCGACGCATCTGAGATGGAAACTGGAAGTCCCGGACCCCCAGGAAGAAGGGCTCTGCACCTGGCTGGAGGGGGCCGGTTCCTCCGCCTTCTATCGCGAGGCCGATCCGCCGCGGGCCTGCTACGCCTACTTCCCGCCGGACCAGGCGCCTCCTGAAGCGGGTGGCCTGGCCGCGTTCCCCGGTGTGCGCCTGCTTGAGACCGAGACCTTCGGGGACGAGGACTGGCTGGCCAAGAGCCGGGAGGGTTTCGGCGCCTTCGAAGTGGGCGCGCGCTTCCATGTGCGGCCCCTCTGGGACGAGACGCCCGCCCCTGCGGACCGCTTCGACCTCGTGGTGAACCCCGGCCTAGCCTTCGGCACCGGCGGCCACGAGACCACCCGCCTCTGCATCGAGCTGCTGGAGGAACTCGCCGCGGCGGGTCGCCTGAAGGGGCCGGTCCTCGACATCGGCGCGGGCACCGGCATCCTGTCGCTGGCCGCCTTCCTGCTGGGGGGCCGGGACCTCACGGCCTTCGACAACGACCCCGACTGCGGGCCCGCGATGGAAGAGTTCATTGCGCTCAATGCGCACCTGCTGAAAGGCGCGAAACCCTACGACAGCTTCGTCGGCACGCTGGATCACCCGCGCGTGCAGGGCCCCTATCCCGGCCTGCTGGCCAACATCCTGCTGGAGACCATCCAGGAGCTGCTGCCCCGCATGGCCGAAGTGGCCGCGCCCGGAGGCTGGCTCATCGCCAGCGGCATCCTGGCCGAGCGCACGGACGAGGCCCTGGTGAGCCTCGTCTCCCACGGGTTCAAGCCCGAGAAGGTGCGGACGGAAGGCGAGTGGATCGCCGTGCTGGCGGTGCGGGCATCATGA
- the murI gene encoding glutamate racemase produces MDRRAGGAGIMSRADRPIGIFDSGIGGLTVIHALRQLLPQEDLVYLGDTARLPYGTKSHRTIERYTLQMGELLQRHEPKLIVIACNTASAHGLPALQAVSPCPVIGVIEPGAEAAAEVPGPVGIIGTLATVSSAAYELAIRRRDPGKVIHSVACPLLVPLAEEGWFDDPVTDSICRRYMNELPFEVKTVVLGCTHYPTLMTSLERSRPGTRWIDSGRVTAKAVDRMLQGTLGYRTAGARGSLRVQLTDASSRLKEVGSRFLEEALGDVEVVEI; encoded by the coding sequence GTGGATCGCCGTGCTGGCGGTGCGGGCATCATGAGCCGCGCGGACCGTCCGATCGGCATCTTCGACTCGGGCATCGGCGGGCTCACGGTCATCCATGCCCTGCGCCAGCTGCTGCCCCAGGAGGACCTGGTCTACCTCGGCGACACGGCCCGGCTGCCCTACGGCACCAAGAGCCACCGCACCATCGAGCGCTACACGCTGCAGATGGGCGAGCTGCTGCAGCGCCACGAGCCGAAGCTCATCGTCATCGCCTGCAACACCGCCAGCGCCCACGGGCTGCCGGCCCTGCAGGCCGTGAGCCCCTGCCCCGTGATCGGGGTGATCGAACCTGGCGCCGAGGCCGCGGCGGAGGTTCCGGGTCCCGTGGGCATCATCGGCACCCTGGCCACCGTGAGCAGCGCGGCCTACGAACTCGCCATCCGGCGCCGCGACCCCGGCAAGGTCATCCACAGCGTGGCCTGTCCCCTGCTGGTGCCCCTGGCGGAGGAGGGGTGGTTCGATGATCCGGTCACCGACAGCATCTGCCGCCGCTACATGAACGAGCTGCCCTTCGAGGTGAAGACCGTGGTGCTGGGCTGCACCCACTACCCGACGCTGATGACGAGCCTGGAACGCAGCCGTCCCGGCACCCGCTGGATCGACAGCGGCCGCGTCACCGCCAAGGCTGTGGACCGGATGCTGCAGGGCACCCTCGGCTACCGCACCGCCGGCGCCCGCGGCAGCCTTCGCGTCCAGCTCACCGACGCCAGCAGCCGCCTGAAGGAAGTGGGCAGCCGCTTCTTGGAAGAGGCGCTGGGGGATGTCGAAGTGGTGGAGATTTAA